The following DNA comes from Winogradskyella sp. PG-2.
TGATTTGAGAATCTTTACTATTCATAAGTTCATCTAAAGCTTTTGCTTGCGCATTAGTTCTTGGAAAACCATCAAAAATGAAGCCGTTAGCATCTGCATTTTTCTCTACCTCTTTATTCAACATATCAATAGTAACTTGGTCTGGCACCAAATCCCCTTTATCCATGTACGACTTCGCTAACATACCTAAAGCAGTTTCATTTTTTATATTATATCTAAATACATCACCTGTTGAGATGTGCACTAAATCATACTTTTCTTTTAAGAAATTAGCTTGTGTTCCTTTTCCTGCACCTGGAGGGCCAAATAGCACTAGGTTAGTCATGTGTTGTGTTGTTTTTAATTGGTATACGTTTGGTAAGTCTCGTCCTAATCCATCATAATCTAAACCATAGCCTACAATAAATTTATTAGGAATCTCCATACCAACATAATGAAGTTTAAAATCTTTGTCATAAGCTTCAGGCTTATAAAATAAAGTTGCGATAAGTAATTGCTTTACATTGTCATTTTCAAAAATGCGATGCACTTCTTCCAATGTGTTACCTGAATCTATGATATCTTCTAAAATAACAACAGTTCTTCCTGTCAAATCTTGGGTTAAGCCAATTAAACGTTGAATATCCTCAGTAGATTTAACCCCTTCATAAGACGCTAGTTTAATAAACGTAACTTCACATGGCTTCGGATACTTTTTTACAAAGTCACTGACAAACATAAATGACCCATTAAGTATACCAACAAATACAGGCATTTCATCTTCTAATTCTTTAGAAATT
Coding sequences within:
- a CDS encoding adenylate kinase, with the protein product MIKLHDLYFKPFISEQEIDATVQNMVDAISKELEDEMPVFVGILNGSFMFVSDFVKKYPKPCEVTFIKLASYEGVKSTEDIQRLIGLTQDLTGRTVVILEDIIDSGNTLEEVHRIFENDNVKQLLIATLFYKPEAYDKDFKLHYVGMEIPNKFIVGYGLDYDGLGRDLPNVYQLKTTQHMTNLVLFGPPGAGKGTQANFLKEKYDLVHISTGDVFRYNIKNETALGMLAKSYMDKGDLVPDQVTIDMLNKEVEKNADANGFIFDGFPRTNAQAKALDELMNSKDSQINAMVALEVDDEILVQRLLKRGETSGRADDADESIIRNRIKEYYTKTAILKDYYSDQNKYFGVDGVGSIEDITLRLSTVIDKL